One segment of Cydia splendana chromosome 22, ilCydSple1.2, whole genome shotgun sequence DNA contains the following:
- the LOC134801386 gene encoding facilitated trehalose transporter Tret1-like — protein MIGCGAFFGFPGIVLPQLQGPGSLISMTENQASWLASVGSIPMIVGNFLVPSIMTRAGRKVAIYCVILILILSWFTLTLATSYECLLIGRMLQGFSFGMYMPVRSIFIGECSSPLYRAGFLSTTTLALAVGLCFVHLTGSLLSYQITALCCLSFPFISLLLTIYSPESPSWLATRGQYDRCRKNFIWLRGDDEIPELDKLIQTLKHLDPQETNQNNKFRQIITVVKKKEFFKPVFLVSALFIMQNLSGGPIMGVYAVTVLGLLMGPEVNANFWMVALDFLRLLAGGAAIYLINKVRRRKLLFIIGALNGGSQLLMGVYVFARTNGYLPFDSLWIPGILVSVQMMALSLGMQPLPAVIAGEVFPLQNRGLAGSFGLVTQCLSVLIVLKTFPGLLSSMGLEGTYAVYSGVIAACLAVAWVLLPETSGRTLQQIEEHFRGAPLPDLEAHVRESVLLNEKPNGVDKKNTAQLTDTEDNATKKEPLREFDENLSNGKPVQ, from the exons ATGATCGGCTGCGGTGCCTTCTTCGGCTTCCCAGGGATCGTGTTACCGCAGCTGCAGGGCCCAGGGTCGCTCATCAGCATGACTGAGAACcaggcatcttggctag CTTCTGTGGGGTCAATTCCTATGATCGTCGGCAATTTCTTGGTCCCATCGATTATGACGCGCGCGGGACGCAAAGTGGCAATCTACTGTGTGATCCTGATCCTAATTCTGAGCTGGTTCACCCTCACTCTCGCTACTAGCTATGAG TGTCTGCTAATAGGCAGGATGCTCCAAGGCTTCTCGTTTGGCATGTACATGCCAGTCCGCTCCATCTTCATCGGCGAGTGCTCCAGCCCGCTCTACCGAGCTGGATTCCTTTCCACCACCACCCTCGCACTAGCCGTTGGTTTATGCTTCGTTCATCTCACCGGATCACTCCTCAGCTACCAAATAACTGCCCTCTGCTGCTTATCCTTCCCTTTCATCAGCCTTCTCTTGACTATATATTCACCAGAGTCTCCAAGTTGGCTGGCGACTCGAGGACAATACGATAGGTGCAGAAAGAACTTCATATGGTTGAGAGGAGACGATGAAATACCGGAACTAGACAAGTTGATACAAACACTAAAGCATTTAGATCCGCAAGAAACTAATCAAAACAATAAATTCCGACAAATTATCACGGTTGTCAAGAAGAAAGAATTCTTCAAGCCAGTTTTCTTGGTGTCTGCCTTATTTATTATGCAGAATTTATCCGGTGGACCAATTATGGGGGTATACGCGGTAACGGTTCTAGGATTGCTCATGGGTCCCGAAGTTAACGCCAATTTCTGGATGGTGGCTTTAGACTTCCTGAGACTGTTGGCAGGTGGTGCGGCTATTTATCTAATTAACAAAGTAAGGAGAAGAAAATTGCTGTTTATTATAGGAGCTCTCAATGGTGGTAGCCAGCTGCTGATGGGTGTTTACGTGTTCGCTAGAACCAACGGTTATTTGCCCTTCGATTCTTTGTGGATCCCTGGTATATTGGTCAGCGTTCAAATGATGGCTCTGTCGTTGGGAATGCAGCCGCTGCCGGCCGTGATCGCTGGTGAGGTATTCCCATTGCAGAACAGGGGTCTAGCAGGAAGTTTCGGGTTAGTAACGCAGTGTCTGTCTGTACTTATAGTTCTGAAGACATTTCCTGGTCTGCTATCTTCCATGGGTCTGGAAGGAACATACGCTGTGTACTCTGGGGTTATAGCGGCGTGTCTGGCTGTGGCGTGGGTGCTGCTGCCGGAGACGAGCGGACGGACTTTGCAGCAGATTGAGGAACACTTCAGGGGGGCTCCGCTCCCGGATCTTGAGGCTCACGTTAGGGAGTCAGTCCTTTTGAATGAGAAGCCGAATGGTGTAGATAAAAAAAACACCGCACAGCTCACAGACACTGAAGATAATGCTACGAAAAAGGAACCGTTAAGAGAATTTGATGAAAATTTGTCGAATGGAAAACCAGTTCAGTAA